In Schizosaccharomyces osmophilus chromosome 1, complete sequence, the genomic window CGAAGGAAGCCCTACGCTGACCATGTTCAATGTATGAGTACTCAGTAGAAGATTGTAGCAATTGCAGAGCGGCTTACGACTTCAGCGTCTAGACTTGTTAATAATGAGGAAAGGAATGTTAATACTAATACACAAGTAAAATTCCATACGTCTCTCTTTAATAGCTTCAACGAGTTCGCTCGCAAGTTACGTTTTCATCAAGGTGTAAATTAGATTATTCTAGCAGAATGCGAGATACGTTTTTTAAGCACgtgtatatatatttatagTACTCAAGGCTCTTAGCCAAAAATgagagaagaaaatatcCCAAATCTGCAAACTAGATAACTAAAATAATAACAAAATTGAGTATTCAGATATTCGATGTGAGAAAGGCTTTGCATAGCATGAAATGAGAGAGTAGACAGTACGCTGAATCAACACCCAGTTTGCAATATAAAGTTCCATGGCCAGGAAGACATTGGAGGACAATGTAGACAAGCCGGTATTGAAAGAGCAATTAAGAAGTCGAGATGATGAGAAAAAAGCAGTCTAAGAGGGAAAGCTGTCCATTGGCGACGTCTAGGTAGCATAGGCTTCCTTGACAAGATATACATAGCTCTCAAAACACATCCGCTTGAagcattttatttttcctgTTTAAACTCGGAATAATCCGACCATCTTTATCCGCACTTAATGTCTGAACATAGAAGGACATATCATTGGGACGTGGATCTCTTGTACTACCAGTAGAAGTGATGATACCAGCTACTCCGAACATAAGTTCCTTTGAGGAAGCAGTTGATCTTCCGTAAGAAAATGGTAACGGTATGTTTTTGGTAGATATAAATGTGTTCATTTTAGAACGCATGGTCTCTTGTTCGGACGACGAATCTAACAGTTGGATATTGGCGTAAAGCGCACCACGCTGCAGGTTGGGTTTTTGTGCAAGATAGGCGTTGCTGTATGGAAAGCTTTGAGGAAGGAAAAACTGAGCAAATTTATCATAATCTTCAACCTTTCTGTTTGTCACCGGAAGGTTCAGATCCTGTAAACGTTTCAGCGTCCGCACAAAGCGGTCGCTGGGGGAAAAGGAGCATTGACTCTCGGGAGTATCGAATTGGTCAACAGATATATGTCGGGTACTGAAAATGGGAAATTTCCGCTTCACACCCCAATCGCCTCGATTCCGTTGTGATTTTTTTGCAGTCAACGCTTGCAGAGATGGGAAACATGCATTCCCGGGTTTTACAGTCAAGTCTTCAGGTATAATACGAGTCAAAGTTACAGCCCGTGAGTTTCGGAATAGGTCGATAAACTTCATTTTAACGATTAATTTCAATATGAAGCATTAAAGGGGGAACAATATAAGGTAAAATAGAAATCCTTTTTCGTCACTTCctggaaagcaaaaaagaatggtaaataaaataaaaataattgggtcaaataaatataagTTTATCTGGAGGATAAGCGCAAAGCGATGCCAAGAACTAGAAATATGTGATCGACTACTCAAGTCGCGTTTCGAACCAGCGCTACATTTAAAACTAATTCACAAACAACCAACCAGAAACTAGAAATGTCCAAGTGaatctttataaaaacacTCACCTTTCAACCACGATTTCTAGTGAACGATGGTAAAGGAAGAGATGCGAGTATACTGTTCGATGCAGAGGACATTGTTACTTACTCCCAAAAcataataaacaatgcGGAAGAcaacttcttctttggacAACACTCTATAAGAGATTATTTACTCATGAATTACTCCTTGGAACATGAAATACGCGTATATTCTTTAATACTAGCTAGAAATTATAAACGAAAGTTTATAATTGGATGAACGAGTGTGAAATTGAATGCCTTTCTCTTCcgttttttatatttgtAAAAAGTGCATATGGCGATTGGGGTCGTATATAGATTGTATGTAAGTTTAACGTGAACAACGACTTTCAAATCGTAGAACAGTCATGACAAACGGTATGGTACTTGAATTGGACATGTACGCTTAAACACCTACTCCTATAATCAGAATCAAATAGCAATTTGTCtataaagcaaataaacCACCGTCTATTCGAGTTGAGACACcttaaaaagaagcatttaGTATGGAGCAATGAAAAGGTTATGGCCATTacctttttcaattctctTCTGTTTTGCTATTTatgctcttttttttggttttttttactaTATGCTTTTATATCATTACCATCTCTAATTTGATGGTTAAAACCTGTGGTACCCAGAGACCTATTTTTACGAGTGCATTTACTGTAGTTGGCCGGCCTTTTTAAGGCGAAATGATTGTTTCAAACCTTTTTTGGAGTAGGCttgttttaaaaaatgcaagtcaagtaaaaagaaaaataaatgagCGATTGTTTAGCCATTCGTCGTTTTTGAAAGCAGCAAACATTCTCGATGGAAAACAATTGTCTAGGTAAGTgttttgacttttaaaagagaaaagaaataggGAAAAAGGTTGGGTTATCATGCAAAGGATTGAACATGACCTAAAATGGGGATCTTTGAGTGGATGAGTCTCATTTATGAATGTTAAACGTTCATCCTATGTTCCGTACCTTTTATGAAGTTTACATCTGTTTTTTCGATGTAATTAATCTTTTCACATAGAAAAATGCAGAATTCTGTTGCTGAAGAGGTTGAACGGTTGAAACGAATGGatgaaaaatatcatcCTTCCCTCGCAATCGTTCAGGTTGGTAAGAGGGAAGATTCCAACGTATACGTCCGCATGAAAGAGAGGGCAGCCAAGAAAATTGGCATTGCATACAAGCATTATGCATTTCCTGATAGTATTAGCCAATCTACCCTATTGCGTGAAGTACGAAAGTTAAACAATGACCAGAGTGTCCATGGAATTCTCGTTCAATTACCACTTCCTCGTCACCTCAATGAGAAAACCGTTACTGAATCCATTCTAGCTGAAAAAGATGTTGATGGTTTTGGTGCTGTGAACATCGGTATGCTTGCAAAAAACACGTCAACACCCATCCATGTTCCTTGCACACCCATGGGGGTTATGGAGTTGCTCCATCAGTATAGCATTCCCATTGCCGGTAAAAATGCAGTCATCCTTGGGAGAAGCGATATTGTCGGGAATCCCGTAAGCTACTTGCTTCGTCAAGAAAACGCTACTGTTACCGTTTGTCATTCTCATACGGAAAATCTACCAGAGCAAATTGCAAAAGCAGATATCTTAGTTGCTGCATTAGGCAAACCAGAGTTCGTTCGTGGAGAATGGCTTAAGCCGGGTGCAGTGGTCATTGATGTTGGAATTAATGCTATACACCATAATGGCAAGCGCACACTAGTTGGTGATGTCCATTATCCTTCTGTTTCTCAAGTTGCTGGCTACATTACTCCTGTTCCAGGCGGTGTCGGTCCTATGACTGTTGCAATGTTAATGTGTAATACCGTCAAAGCAGCTGAGCTCTtgagaaacaaaagcattttACGTAAAGTTTCCATCAACGAAATAGCTCTGAAAGATCCTGTTCCTTCTGATATTGAAATAACAAAATCTCAAGAGTTAAAGAAAATCACCACCGTGGCTAAAGAATTGGGAATACATGAAACGGAAATCGAAACATATGGTCATTATAAGGCAAAAGTTGACATGAAACTATATGAGCGATTGAAGCATCGTAATGATGGTCACTATATTGTTGTCAGTGGAATCACTCCTACACCGTTCGGGGAGGGAAAGAGTACCGTAGTTGCGGGACTGGTTCAAGCTATTGGTCATTTAGGTAAACTGGGTATTGCTTGTGTTCGTCAACCCTCCCAAGGCCCCACCTTTGGCGTTAAAGGTGGAGCAGCTGGTGGTGGTTATGCCCAATTTGTTCCTATGGATGATTTTAACTTGCATATGACGGGTGATATCCATGCCGTTACAGCTGCTAATAACCTTTTAGTTGCTGCTCTTGAAACCAGGATGTTTCATGAAAGCACACAAAGTGATGCAGCTTTGATTAGAAGATTGCTACCTTTAAAGGATGGTCGTCGTGTTATTCCTAAAGGTTTGCTTCAAAGATGGAACAAAATCTGCAATAATTTAGGTCATGACCCAAGTGAACTTGAAAATGTCAGTCAGGAATTGTTGGAGAAATTTGTTCGCCTAAATATTGACCCTGAAACTATTACCTCCAATCGTGTCTTAGATGTTAACGATCGCTTTTTAAGAGAAATTGAACTTGGTTTAGCCTGCACCGAAAAGGGACGGAGTCGGAAGACTTCCTTTGACATATCCGTCGCCAGTGAATGTATGTCAATTTTGGCTCTTTCAAATGATTTGAAAGATATGAGACACCGCTTAACCAATATGGTAATCGCCAATGACAAAAAAGGTGATCCGGTAACTGCTGGAGATCTTGGTGTAGCAGGAGCTATGGCTGTCTTGTTAAAAGATGCTATTAAACCTAACCTTATGCAGACGCTGGAAGGTACACCTGTTTTGGTACACGCCGGGCCGTTTGCAAACATCAGTATTGGCGCTTCTTCCACTATAGCTGACAAAGTTGGCCTTAAACTAGCTGGTACAGAATCCTTTGAAAATGCTGATAAGGCTGGTTATGTTGTCACCGAGGCTGGTTTTGCTTCTGACATGGGTatggaaaagtttttcaacATCAAATGTAGAAGCTCAGGATTGAAACCAAGTGCAGTAGTTTTAGTGGCCACAGTAAAAGCTCTTAAGCTTCATGGTGGTGGCCCAGAACTTAAGCCCGGTGCACCTTTGCCCGATGAATACCTCTTAGAGAATCTGGATCTTGTTCGCAGAGGCTGTGCGAATATGGTTCAACATATACGaaattctcaaaaattCAACGTCCCGGTGGTGATAGCAATTAATAGCTTTAGAACCGATACTAACAAGGAATATGAAATTATTCGTCAAGAAGCTCTCGATGCTGGAGCCGTTGACGCTATCCCTTCCTACCAATTTAGTAAGGGTGGTCAGGGAGCCATTGGTTTGGCGGAAGCCGTAATGAAAGCTTGCTCTACCCCCAATGAAGGTGGGTTTAAGTTTCTGTATGATACGAAGGCCCCGatcgaagaaaaaattacaacTATCGCGAAGGAGATGTACGGTGCTAAAGGGGTTGAGTTTAGTCCTTTGGCGGAAAGACGTATGAAGGATTTTAAGCGTCAAGGATACGAGCGTTTACCCATTTGTATGGCTAAGACTCAATATTCACTTTCGCATGACCCTAAGCTGTTAAACGTTCCTAAAGACTTCGTCGTACCGATTCGTGATATGCGTTTGAATGCTGGAGCTGGGTTTATCTATCCCTTAACAGCTAAAATCCAAACCATTCCTGGTTTACCTACGGCTCCTGCTTATCTTAATATAAATTTGACTGACGATGGTGAAATCTTGGGTCTTTCTTAAATGAAGGACCACAACGATGGAATGGCAGAGTTAGACTAAATTTACAGAAGGAATTAAAGGCTAGgttttttggaataaagaaaaattattaaagttatttttattattatattataaCGGTAATTAAGGAAAGCGAAAATGTAAAAGGTTGATTTATCAAGTAATAGAAAGGCGTTGATTAAGTTTAAAGGGTGTAATTGATTTATCCTCTTGAAAAAGAGGgtgattttttaaatatgaGTTCAATGCAGTCATTAAATCGTTTTAAGTATTTCAgttcgttttctttgtcaTCTTCAATGTCCATAGAAGTACAcaaatagaagaaagaagtaATTACAAATCGAGAAGGCCACATAACATCGAGGATGATCCATAGGGAGGCGCATATAATTTCACTTGGCCTAAACGCAGTAAATCGACAATCTATGAAGGGGTTAAatgatgtttttttgtagATATAACGCGTACCCTTCATTATCTCAATTAACATGTACTGCCACTCACACATCAGCTGCTCGGAATCCTCTTCTGAAAgagttttgaaaaaccaaTGCTGGAAAATTAGAGGAGTAAGGTAGGATTCAACGGACGGAAGCGATAAGACATAAATATTGTAGGACAATAGCGACagtacaattttttcatatttcttttgatagATTAATAGGATTTCACCAAGCGTAAGCATACCTCCAATTCACGTATCGATAGACTTGGTGCAAGCTGCTTacagaaactttttttagcttttcaCGAGATATGATTAGTTTATAAAGAGGAGTAGAAAAGATTATTTCAATAGACGTACCAACCGTATAGTCGCTTGTGAGTTTACAGGCGACAAACAAAGTTCCAATTGCATAAATCTTGAAAGCTTTCGAAGGGATAGAGGGTTTCGTAGAATAGCAACGATCTAAAAGTGATATTGCAATGCACAGAGTATCCATTGAAACATAGTCAATAGCTTCCTATAACAGTAAGTCGATAATTCAAGCACGAAGTATACCTCGTATAAAACTGTAAACAGCTGCCAACGTTTTTGAGAATATGACAAGTTCTTCCATATGGCTTCAGGTATAATCTTTCTAACACCGTTCATTTCCTGTTCGATGATCCGATTTAAGGTACTATCGCGTCGAAGAGACTTAAAATGAACGGTCAAAGAATCAGAAAGTTCTGCATCACTTGGTGATACTTTGGTTAAGTTGTCTTTAAAACGAATTTCTCCATAAGGTGATTCCAGGTTCTTTCGTTGATCATTGAATAGTAAACATGTTTCATATTTAGATGCCAGCATTTTGGTTTAAGCTAATAATTGAGTATTACTGTGTAAATAATTGTTTAAATTAAAtgttttaaataaaaaattgacCGGATGTAAGTTGAGGTAGATGTTGGTTTTATGCAAATGAGAAATACGCGACTGTCCGACTTATATAAACATTGGAATTTTGGCGAGTAAAAGACTAGGGAAAGCTGTGAAAGAGGAAATTGCGCTTACTATTtagttaaaagaaaaataaatgagaagaataaatattattaGAATTCGTGTCATAAGTAATAGTAAGTcacaaaataaaagggaATGATGAACCCTgtagatgaaaaaaaacgGCAACAAAGATATGCTAAGCACTCACCAAGGTACTAGCATTCGAAAAAACACTATTCTCAAGGGAAGGTGTAATGATAGTGCCGTAGCAGTaaggaggaggaggaggaggagagTAAGAATTAGGCGTAGGTGCAGATGCAGGTGATGCAGGCATAGGGAAGAACTCTGAAACAATTGTGCTCTGGGAAGAAGCAGATTGTACATCAGAAGGATCATTGGGGTCATTTGGAGGAACGTGTATGCGCGCAGGTTCAGGATAAGACGGCAAAATACGACTTCCATTACAACGTCCAACTCCAAGGTTGTGGTAAGATATTCTTGGTGACTGcaacttttcaatttccattctttGGATGAAGCGCAATCTGCTACTTGCATTGTACAAAAAGGGATACGGGTTAGGCTCTGTATCAGGAAGCCGTGAAGGCGTTAAAACGACATCAATGCCCTCGCGTTCTCCAGAAGCACCAAGTAactcttcgttttcttgTAGGTTCGGGGAGTAGCGAGGAAGAGTGATCGTAGATTCAGTAACTGGAAGATTATAAAAGTCTGCTTCacaatcttcttcatcgtaGATGGGCATGCAACACAACACCGCTCGGAAAATTCgatattttttatgtttacaATCAATATACCTTCTGACTATGATTAAACACAGGATAAGCATAGGTACCGAGATCGCAAGGCCGATCATCTATACGGAAATCCCAAGTTAGTATAACAAAAAACCTGAGAATATATACTTacaaatttaaaaatttgcAGATCCTCCTGTTCAATATCAGCTTCTGCTGAAAAACTTTCTGCTTGGCTTTCCATTCCGACAATCGTCCCaaaatgtttatatttCCCCTTAACAATACTAGTGTAAATAATAtatacaaaataaatacgGCTCTTTCctctctttttccttttcctttctccAACctcttttaaataaatgCTCTTAAAGGAAGAATGAAGGGACGAACATTTTTGAGTATCTTccaatgtaaacaaacacttGATTTTAGCAAATATTACCGACCAAGccatattttcttcatgaacCATCATCAATTTTATAAATGTTAAACAAAACCATAGTTCTTTTTGATCCATCTCTTTCAGTAACCGTAGAAAATAGAGGTTTGACTGAATGCTTGAAAAGCATAAGGAACTCAACATTCATCCTGATCGCAAAAAAACCTGTAATTGGAAAGCAGTAatccttttatttctattttcttaatCCAAATGCGATGCTAGATGGATGTGAAATGAAGAAAGGATTCAAGTTCATGTGCCGTCCCTTTCTTAGAAAtttcaaagacaaaattacttttattaaatagaaataatacacattataaaaaaaaagaagacgCTTTCTGGAATCGTTTGTAGTTCCGTAATTTTCACATGCTGACGGTTTCTCGACCGTTTTGACGCTCGCTCAACTCTACCAAACTAAACCAAGGATATCGCGCTTTTGACGTTTTCCGTCGAATTAGCAAAGAATGGATAAGAAAAATACccaagaagagaaaaattcaCAAAGCTCTTATTCCGAGGGCGGAATTCGCGAACTTTTGGATCGTTTAGCACTTCGTTCTTcagtagaagaagaaaaggaagctcCAGCCAAGACATATGATGATTACAAGTTTTGGAAGACCCAACCAGTTCCTAAATTTGGTATGTTTTGGTGATAAATGAGAAAGGTGGATATGAAGCTAATGCGACATTGAATAAACAGATGAAGAATGCGAAGCTGAAGGACCTATTGACCCAAATACTGACATTGAAAAGGTTTCAAAGGAACCCTATCGTTTATTGAAAGAGTTTGAATGGACAACCATGAATTTAGAAGACGATAACGAGGTAGGTACTTAGGATCCATACTATTTACTAGTTGTGCAATTACTGACGACAACATATATATAGTTGCGCGAGGTTTATGAACTTTTAACGGAAAACTATGTGGAAGACTCTTCCGCGATGTTACGATTTGCTTATTCCGCTGAATTCTTGAGATGGGCTTTAATGTGCCCCGGATACGTCAAAGATTGGCACGTTGGTGTTCGAGTCAAGGCTTCCAACAAGTTAGTTGCATTCATTTCGGCAGTGCCTTTGGTGATTCGTTTGCGTGACAAACTGTTCGAGAAGTGCGCTGAAGTTAACTTTTTGTGTATTCACAAAAAGTTACGTAACAAACGTCTCACACCTCTTTTGATTAAGGAAGTTACTCGTAGATGCCATCTTTTGGATGTTTGGCAAGCTGTTTACACTGGCGGTATTTTGCTTCCTAGTCCAGTTAGTGTGTGCCGTTACTTGCACCGCAGCCTAAACTGGAAAAAGTTGTATGAGATTGGCTTTGCTCCTCTTCCATTTGGAAGCTCTCCTACTAAGGAAATGGCCAAATATCATTTGCCCTCTGCGACAGCAACTCCTGGATTGCGTCCTATGGAAAAGCGCGATGTCGCCCAAGTTCAATCTTTACTGTCTCGCTATTTAGAGAGATTTGAATTGGCACATTTCTTTACCGAAACTGAAGTGCAACACTCGTTTCTCGGCGATAGCGAAGTTTCTAAAGGACCTGTCATTTGGAGCTATGTAGCAGAAGATCCtaaaacgaagaaaatcactgactttttttccttttattcaCTTCCTTCCAGTGTCCTCGGCAATCCTCAATACAATGATATTAAAGCAGCTTACTTGTATTATTATGCTTCCGATTCTTATCCTAAAGACGATTCCAAGGCTTCTTTGGATACTTTCGTTGAAAGATGCAAGCTTTTGATCAAGGATTCCTTAATTATTGCTAACCGCGTACGTTTCCGTTGATTATACCAgattgtttactaacgaTTATGCAGCTTCGTTTTGATGTGTTCAACGCCGTGACCGTAATGGATAACAAcctatttttgaaagacCTTCGATTTGGTGAAGGTGATGGCTACCTCAATTATTATATCTATAACTACCGCTGTCCTAAGGTTCCCGGAGGAATTGACTCTCAAAACAATATTGACAAGTCAAGACCGAGCGGTATGGGTTTTGTTATGATTTAACTTTTAAATACAATATAAAAATCTTgctattttcatttataaaaGTAAAGTACTTTTAGATTGAACCGAATTTTGAACCCAACTACGTAGAAACGAGAAACCAAGAGAGCCATTGAATGTATCATCTAATAAACTCAATTAGTGCACTACAATGGGAACCAAGAAACTTTCTTATActcttatttttcaatattcCATAGGTACTAGTGTTACAACTGTACTGTAAGGTCAGTGCTTTATCTTATTTTTCTCAAAGCGAGCCCTTCACCAGCAAAAAACCCACGTCTAATGCTTTAAAATACTTCTAAATGTTACTAGTACTTTCACGGCAGTAGttaaaatttttgtttctagCTAATTAACTTCTCTCTATGTTCACCTTCAGCAGACACTTGTTCACCACCAAACTACCCACATTCTGCCGGTCATCAAAAATTTGGAGCAGAAGAATGGCAGCCGTCGGTCAAGACATTAACGAAAGGGTTTCAGCCCAAGGAAATGTAGTTAGAACATTGAAAAGCCAAGGAGCAcctaaaaatgaaatagaCACAGAGGTAGAAAAGCTTTTAGCCTTAAAGAACCTTAAGGTTGGAGAATCTGGTTcgggaaaaaagaaagatagTTCATTCACTTTAAAGACGCCCAAA contains:
- the mug178 gene encoding mitochondrial ribosomal protein subunit L51-b, with product MKFIDLFRNSRAVTLTRIIPEDLTVKPGNACFPSLQALTAKKSQRNRGDWGVKRKFPIFSTRHISVDQFDTPESQCSFSPSDRFVRTLKRLQDLNLPVTNRKVEDYDKFAQFFLPQSFPYSNAYLAQKPNLQRGALYANIQLLDSSSEQETMRSKMNTFISTKNIPLPFSYGRSTASSKELMFGVAGIITSTGSTRDPRPNDMSFYVQTLSADKDGRIIPSLNRKNKMLQADVF
- the ade9 gene encoding C-1-tetrahydrofolatesynthase Ade9 — its product is MIVSNLFWSRLVLKNASQVKRKINERLFSHSSFLKAANILDGKQLSRKMQNSVAEEVERLKRMDEKYHPSLAIVQVGKREDSNVYVRMKERAAKKIGIAYKHYAFPDSISQSTLLREVRKLNNDQSVHGILVQLPLPRHLNEKTVTESILAEKDVDGFGAVNIGMLAKNTSTPIHVPCTPMGVMELLHQYSIPIAGKNAVILGRSDIVGNPVSYLLRQENATVTVCHSHTENLPEQIAKADILVAALGKPEFVRGEWLKPGAVVIDVGINAIHHNGKRTLVGDVHYPSVSQVAGYITPVPGGVGPMTVAMLMCNTVKAAELLRNKSILRKVSINEIALKDPVPSDIEITKSQELKKITTVAKELGIHETEIETYGHYKAKVDMKLYERLKHRNDGHYIVVSGITPTPFGEGKSTVVAGLVQAIGHLGKLGIACVRQPSQGPTFGVKGGAAGGGYAQFVPMDDFNLHMTGDIHAVTAANNLLVAALETRMFHESTQSDAALIRRLLPLKDGRRVIPKGLLQRWNKICNNLGHDPSELENVSQELLEKFVRLNIDPETITSNRVLDVNDRFLREIELGLACTEKGRSRKTSFDISVASECMSILALSNDLKDMRHRLTNMVIANDKKGDPVTAGDLGVAGAMAVLLKDAIKPNLMQTLEGTPVLVHAGPFANISIGASSTIADKVGLKLAGTESFENADKAGYVVTEAGFASDMGMEKFFNIKCRSSGLKPSAVVLVATVKALKLHGGGPELKPGAPLPDEYLLENLDLVRRGCANMVQHIRNSQKFNVPVVIAINSFRTDTNKEYEIIRQEALDAGAVDAIPSYQFSKGGQGAIGLAEAVMKACSTPNEGGFKFLYDTKAPIEEKITTIAKEMYGAKGVEFSPLAERRMKDFKRQGYERLPICMAKTQYSLSHDPKLLNVPKDFVVPIRDMRLNAGAGFIYPLTAKIQTIPGLPTAPAYLNINLTDDGEILGLS
- the crs1 gene encoding meiosis specific cyclin Crs1 translates to MLASKYETCLLFNDQRKNLESPYGEIRFKDNLTKVSPSDAELSDSLTVHFKSLRRDSTLNRIIEQEMNGVRKIIPEAIWKNLSYSQKRWQLFTVLYEEAIDYVSMDTLCIAISLLDRCYSTKPSIPSKAFKIYAIGTLFVACKLTSDYTVAKKSFCKQLAPSLSIRELEKYEKIVLSLLSYNIYVLSLPSVESYLTPLIFQHWFFKTLSEEDSEQLMCEWQYMLIEIMKDCRFTAFRPSEIICASLWIILDVMWPSRFVITSFFYLCTSMDIEDDKENELKYLKRFNDCIELIFKKSPSFSRG
- the myr1 gene encoding N-myristoyltransferase Myr1, which translates into the protein MDKKNTQEEKNSQSSYSEGGIRELLDRLALRSSVEEEKEAPAKTYDDYKFWKTQPVPKFDEECEAEGPIDPNTDIEKVSKEPYRLLKEFEWTTMNLEDDNELREVYELLTENYVEDSSAMLRFAYSAEFLRWALMCPGYVKDWHVGVRVKASNKLVAFISAVPLVIRLRDKLFEKCAEVNFLCIHKKLRNKRLTPLLIKEVTRRCHLLDVWQAVYTGGILLPSPVSVCRYLHRSLNWKKLYEIGFAPLPFGSSPTKEMAKYHLPSATATPGLRPMEKRDVAQVQSLLSRYLERFELAHFFTETEVQHSFLGDSEVSKGPVIWSYVAEDPKTKKITDFFSFYSLPSSVLGNPQYNDIKAAYLYYYASDSYPKDDSKASLDTFVERCKLLIKDSLIIANRLRFDVFNAVTVMDNNLFLKDLRFGEGDGYLNYYIYNYRCPKVPGGIDSQNNIDKSRPSGMGFVMI
- the mug110 gene encoding Schizosaccharomyces specific protein Mug110 encodes the protein MLSSLCFSSIQSNLYFLRLLKEMDQKELWFCLTFIKLMMVHEENMAWSVIFAKIKCLFTLEDTQKCSSLHSSFKSIYLKEVGERKRKKRGKSRIYFVYIIYTSIVKGKYKHFGTIVGMESQAESFSAEADIEQEDLQIFKFMIGLAISVPMLILCLIIVRRYIDCKHKKYRIFRAVLCCMPIYDEEDCEADFYNLPVTESTITLPRYSPNLQENEELLGASGEREGIDVVLTPSRLPDTEPNPYPFLYNASSRLRFIQRMEIEKLQSPRISYHNLGVGRCNGSRILPSYPEPARIHVPPNDPNDPSDVQSASSQSTIVSEFFPMPASPASAPTPNSYSPPPPPPYCYGTIITPSLENSVFSNASTLVSA